DNA from Capsicum annuum cultivar UCD-10X-F1 unplaced genomic scaffold, UCD10Xv1.1 ctg4235, whole genome shotgun sequence:
caattcatcaaagtcttaTGAAAATAAGAGTAaaggtgtctatttatactattagaAGATATTGActcaaatgcccttaatgagggctaGACAAAAAGGGCACCTCTTGAGTGTTGAAATGTAGTGTATAAAgtccactttgcccttaatgagaggcgACTCTTGAGTGTAACAACCCCTCCTCCTttcttctcttgaccaaggcttcaaaatactccaaaaaggtCTTCAATTTCTTGTCAATTCCGAACCTTGAACCTTGGACAATGTCTTGTGGTCTTGGCGCTACTTGTGCTTGTATCAAGTACTTAAGAACATCATGAAAGGGTGAAATAGGAAAAGATTTTCAACATGTCTCTTAAAGCatgaacaatttatttattttgaaatggagggattacatccaaaaataatttttttttataaccatgATGTCCAGGTCAACTTGTGCGCAGCTCGACTAATTTCACAATATATTTATCACCTCCCTCCAACAACAAATACCAGATAACTCTGCTCACCAAGcctagaacagatgggaagaaatcacctagtgtttatCTCTGTTGGAAATGATCTCATGGTGCTCAACCCCGCTTCATTGAACCAAGGGTGTGGCATCCAATAACAATTAAACCTCAATCCAATGTAAAACCAAATAAGTATCATAATGAACAAAATTTCCCTACCGTTGTTTCTAGATCCCCAACCCCACTTGCTCTTTTGTGGGTAACATAAATGTTTTTGAGACATCAGATGTTTAATATGTCAAGAAAAACTGAAAGACAACACATGGTTCCAAAGGGAATAAGCTTAATATTAGCCATATTATGATTTACCCACTGCAATTTATCCCCTGGACTGAAAGGCAATAAAGACTTGACAAATTAACAGAAATACAAGAGAGCAAAAGACAAAATGGGGTCAACTATTTATTCAGAAGAGTATTGATTCAGACACAAAAATTTAACAAAGTTAATCTGATTTCACTAACTTTACAGGACATAACACAAAACCAATGACCGAGTGGTCAACCAAAGGTTGAAATCTCCATCAAAGTAAgctctaaagatcaaggaaggcTTAAACAGATCAAGGAAGGCTTAAACAGCTCTTCATACAATACCATGAACATACTTTCAAGGACTTCTATGAATGAGTTAAAAAATTCCAACAGAAATTTTGTGAATCTTCCTATTCGTTCACCTCGTCTCAACATCAGGCAACATGTTAAAGTAAAAACAAGTGCAAGAACCCGACCTCCAATAAGGCCAATTAGAACAACCAAAAGGAGAGCAATATACATAGAATTAGGCTCTCTTTCAGTCAAATCGTTTTCCCTGACAATGGTTGCTTTATCAGTACCATTAAATGATTCAACACTACCATCAGTAAGTCCTTTAGATGATTCTCTAGCACTACCAACAACCTCAACAATATCTGTCTTATCATCAATTTTACTTGCCACTGACGACATTATGCCATCGAATTTCATTGTTTGTTCACTAGAACCTTCAGTTTCCTTTGTTCCTTCAATAACATAATCTATCTGATCTAAGAGCATATGACTCTTCAATGGTGAACCTTTTTTCTTTCTGAACTTATATGGaacaagtttcttcatttttGATTTCATCTTGGCCCTATGAGATTTCTTTTCCTTGAGTTCACATAGATCACATCTAGATTCCTCTCCTTTCTCCATTACATCCAATCCTACACATTTTGTTTTTCCATCCAAAATACAGTCCTCAATATTCTCGCTAACAAATTGACCATCCACAACATAAGTTTCTTGTACAAGCTCAAtttcttgaatttgatgttgaaaGTTAGAACAACCATTCTTTGACATGTCTTGGCGCTGCAATGGCGCCTTAAAAACACAATCTTCCTCTTCTTCAAGTGCTTTGGCCCTAAAGATGTCCGAAATCAGCTGTATCATCAACCTAACCCTCCTCTCCACTCCAGAAAAAAATCCATACAACTGTTCTCCTAAATATTCCAAGAAAAACAACATGAAGGCTGACATGGTAACCCCCACCACAAGATCATTCAGCCCTAAAATCAAAGAGGCCACCAGAAACATCTCGAAAACTGCCACCAACCCCTGATTCATACTGACACCACCATTGCCCCACCTTTGTTCATGTTGAAGAAAGTTGCAACTCTTCTTTCGAGAATCAGGTTTGTCACCTTCACAGATCAGAGGATGaactttatcttcttcatcatcaatcATGAAGTGGTGGGAAGTGGATGATAAATTTTCAGGCGAAGGGGGAGGAAGGGGAGAAAGCGAAGGGAATGGGGATGGGGATGGGGATGGGGATGAAGGGTCGGTAGGTATCATTTTCTTGGATGGTTTCTTGAATCTTGCTCGATTCTTGACCACAAGATCCACAAGGGAAGTTGGAAAACCAGTTTCCACCATAAGGGTAGATCCACTTTGAGAATTTACATGCTCCTTCACGAATTGTGAAATGCTCGTCTTCTTCACCTTCTTCCATGGAAAAGGCATGATGATGCTTCATCAACCTTTGACCAAAATTATAAGGATCAACAAAACAGTGGGCTTGGCTGGCTGGCTTTGAATCAAATTTAACAACTACATCCAGAAAATAAATTGTTTAATCAGAACGAAACGGACAACGATGAAGAGGTGACCGTTGTGATTGAACGGACATGGCATGATCGTGGCAACAACACATCTATTCTCTTACCAACACTTGAAAATACAAAGAAATTTTGGGGAAAGAGAAAAATCAAAGGGATAAACAATCAAAAATATGACTTCTTAATGTTGTTTACCCACTAATCAATGAAAGATACCGGAGTGAAAATTTTCACTCAAGGTTACAGATAAACATACAAACGAATTAAATAAGATTAAcatatgttatatatacataaaaaaatatatatatatatatgtatatatataaatataatataattttcgaATAAATTCGAATGAACCTATACATAGGTAGCTCCGTCCTGGGAAGACACAGACCCTGTTGTATAAAATGGAAAACCCTATCCGACAGGGGAGCTGACACGGCTCCTTAATTAGTAGTTACCGgatgattttgaaaaatagaCAGTTTAAAAACTTCCTTCCTCCATTTCAAATTATGTatcgtcattttctttttaatttattcctaaaagaatattatttttttatttggttagtttttaaaaacataattataattttatttttagtgatCCCagttgattttaaatattattactcttttttatttgttttctaaTTAAAAGTGATCTCATTTGATTTTGAATACTATTACTCATTTTTTTAAGAAGAGTAATTTTataactttaacaaagtcaatagttatttcttaaagattgtATCCGGTCAAATGAGACACTTAATTTGAGACGAAAAgagtatttaaatatttaaatataagtatttaaaaaaaaattaagtatttagaTGCTAGGATGACATCATCACTTTAATGTACAATCCTAGCatataagttttaaattttacaCTTTAGTCTCCCACCTAattcaattaatatttaatatttttttatcattttttatatttccatcattttttatatttctctattttaattaaaaaaattattcaagaagCCACCAAAAGAAGCTTCCATTTTTCACCTATATTTTTCAATTTCGACGACTTTTTCAGTCACTTTTCCGACGAAATCTTGCTCATTACAATTGAAAATAGCTATTCTTGGTTATTGTCTTTAATGTTGGTACTACCTATTCCATCATGGTGCACAAGGATGATTGTAGGTTTATGTACTATTTTTCAGCCTTGGACCCTTGCATTAGGGAGTTCGCCCACACGAAAAAGGTTATTGCGGTCGTTTGCACTCATTTACATGATAAGTACAAGGGTGTGTTGCTAAGCGTGGTTGCATAGGATTTCAAGAACCATATTTATCTCATTGCCTTTTGCGTCATTGACAAAGAGAATGATGCACCTTGGACGTTcttctttgagaagctgaagtctaTAGTGGTCGATGGACCAGATTTGTGTTTTATCTCCGATAGTCACAAGAGCATCGCCAACGGCATTGCTAGGGCTTACAACCATGCACACCAAGGGTACTGCATGAGACACCTAGGTAAAAATCTCAGAGTAAATCACCAATGCAGAGATCACCTCTATCTATTCTACCACGCGGCAAAGGCATATTCTTTCGAGAAGTTTAGCGACCATTTTGCAGAATTCAAGAACTTTTATCCAGAGGCAGCTTTTTTCCTCGAGAGTGATCTTGGTTTTGAGAAGTGGAGCAGGGCATATTTCCCCAATAACAGGTTTGATGTGATGACCACAAATATTGCCGAGTCGAACTACTCTATGTTGAGTGCTGAAAGAGAGTATCCCATGGCATCCATATTCAATTCGATTGCTAAGAGGTTTGATGAGAAATTCAGGGAGAAGAGTGCATATGTCCTCAACTATAAGGATAACAAATCTATGCCTACCGTAAAAAAGATCTTAAGGGATAATATAAGCGAGGGCGACTCCTTCTATGTGGAGAACGTAAGCGGAGATGACAAGCAATTCATAGTGTTCGGCAGTGGTCGTACGACCAAAGTCAACCTACTGGTAAAGTCGTGTTCTTGCAGGAAGTTTGACTTAGTCAAAATACCATATGTTCACGCAATAGCCGCTTTGTGATTAAAGCACGATGATGATTATGGTTTGAGCATCTACGAGTACTCATCGCTCATGTATAAAATGAAAGAATACTTCCATAcgtatttaaaatcaattaatgttgtcCCTTTAGAGTCCGAATGGAGCGTGCCATAAGAATTGCTAGATGTCAACATTATTCCACCCCTTGTCGACACTAAGCttggaagaaagaaaagaaaacacgTTAAGGGTGTAGGCGATGTTTTTAAGTCAAAGAGGAAGAACAAGTGCTCACTATGCAAGAGACCCGGCACAAGAAAACTACTTGTAATAACAACAAATCATAGATAGACTTGTATGAATGTGTGTTTTTGTAAGTCATGGCAGTGTATGCATTTTGACAACCCTGCAGTGGTCTGATTAATACCAGTTTTATCGATTTTACTCTGTGTCTATTATCGACTTTTTAAGTTATTGTATATATTGTGTGTCAAGTCTATTGGGAGTATTATTTATATACCACATAGTTTATTATCAATCTTATTTAAAGTTTATTGAAAAACCCTAATTATTTAATCGAACAAATGAACAGTTGGGCATTTATGACACGTTAAAAAAGTTGTTACTCGTCCACTCACATGCTGTGTCTTTTGGGTATATGTTATCTCTCCGATTTTTATTCATCTACACCGTCTACCTACTACTGGGCAGGAAGACTAAAGGAttctattttggtctatataaacAACCATCAACTATAtacaatattcatcttcttcaatttaaaaaatcaataaatatgacTAAATGCCGATAATTTCACTCAGACCATGAAGGAGGGTTCGTTTCCAGCGTTACCTCGACCTTCTTCTTCTTCGAAATAACCTAGACCATTTCTATAACGGTCTGGGTCAGGACAGGGAGCACCTCCACCGTGAACTTCAGTGTATCACCCATTTTTTACGGGCGATCATGGAGATGCTGAACATGGAGCCCGAGGAGTTGATAAccccaccatcaccaccaccactatccCCTTAGTTTAGCTTTTAATTTCTGTTGTAGTTATAGTTTTAAGTTCATTGCAAAGAAGCTTTCATGGTTAGAGAATTTGTTAGATGATAGCTTCTTACTTTTTCCCTTTTTGCTCGTATTTTGTTGTACATATGGTGTTAAACCATTGTAATGAACTTATGAAATGAAGTATTTTCTGTTTCCTATATTTGTCTCTActttaattttacaattttattcttctttaaaaTTTTGCAATTTTCCTTGTTAAAAGATAAATGAATCAGTTGACAGATGGAGTt
Protein-coding regions in this window:
- the LOC107858450 gene encoding uncharacterized protein LOC107858450, which translates into the protein MPFPWKKVKKTSISQFVKEHVNSQSGSTLMVETGFPTSLVDLVVKNRARFKKPSKKMIPTDPSSPSPSPSPFPSLSPLPPPSPENLSSTSHHFMIDDEEDKVHPLICEGDKPDSRKKSCNFLQHEQRWGNGGVSMNQGLVAVFEMFLVASLILGLNDLVVGVTMSAFMLFFLEYLGEQLYGFFSGVERRVRLMIQLISDIFRAKALEEEEDCVFKAPLQRQDMSKNGCSNFQHQIQEIELVQETYVVDGQFVSENIEDCILDGKTKCVGLDVMEKGEESRCDLCELKEKKSHRAKMKSKMKKLVPYKFRKKKGSPLKSHMLLDQIDYVIEGTKETEGSSEQTMKFDGIMSSVASKIDDKTDIVEVVGSARESSKGLTDGSVESFNGTDKATIVRENDLTEREPNSMYIALLLVVLIGLIGGRVLALVFTLTCCLMLRRGERIGRFTKFLLEFFNSFIEVLESMFMVLYEELFKPSLICLSLP
- the LOC107857716 gene encoding uncharacterized protein LOC107857716: MVHKDDCRFMYYFSALDPCIREFAHTKKVIAVVCTHLHDKYKENDAPWTFFFEKLKSIVVDGPDLCFISDSHKSIANGIARAYNHAHQGYCMRHLGKNLRVNHQCRDHLYLFYHAAKAYSFEKFSDHFAEFKNFYPEAAFFLESDLGFEKWSRAYFPNNRFDVMTTNIAESNYSMLSAEREYPMASIFNSIAKRFDEKFREKSAYVLNYKDNKSMPTVKKILRDNISEGDSFYVENVSGDDKQFIVFGSGRTTKVNLLVKSCSCRKFDLVKIPYVHAIAAL